AAAGTATAATTTATCAATTagtttatttaagattttgtaTATACTCTCTTATATAACATTCTAGGCATGGACATTTACCAGACCtggaaaacaaaaccaaaatcgaCTCATGAAATACATGTGATATTTGGGTCTCGGTCAATggtaaattatatattagattctTTTGGATCTGCAGTTCCCTATTCGAGTCTGAATCCTACCCGAGAGTATATCATGAAATATAGGTGATAGAGGTAAAAATAACATTCCTTTATAATACAGacatactttttatttataaaatattccttatttttttttaattataactaaaaCATATGTCTATGTAGAAATCTAATTTCTCTTTACATATAACAATACAgttttttgtttacataataataatagttttctATTATAGAAGAAAATTTTACTTAACAAATggtatttaaagttttatatctagccaaaattaaaataaacattttattattaaaagttcCACATAGATTTTTCATATTGATTACATATTTAAGTTCAacctaaatatttttgtaacacaacctaaatattaattatttaaaatactcccaacaattttgataaaattttcatttctcaTTTGGAATGCATAATTAGTCATTTATAgtcaaatataataatattgatgGTTAGATAatgtctattttattttaatttattttgtattgcaTTGTGTCTTTCTGGAGTAAattgtttagtttaaataatactgaattttaatgaaaaaaaacaaaagtacaaTGAATGGATCAATTTATAATATTCATAAGTAAAATctgttaattttaaaataaaaagaatcttataagaatattcatttttagagaaaaaaattaaaaaaaatagagaagaactcaTCTATATTATAGAATTTCTCTGTagagacaaaaataaaaaagtatactGGAGACGGTCTTAAAAACTAACGATTCATCCttattattcattttgttaagatttttatattattaaaatatatataaatacataatgtAATGTAAATATTTACATAGTATAAATTTCTCCATCTCAATATAATGTAAACAATTATATTTGGTAAAATATCTCATTCCGGGCATATTACCTAGTAAATCTTATTAAGTGAGAAATTTTTATTCCAAACTTAATACAAAGACACAAGATTTGCTTAACATATTACAAAGCTATTGAAATGCTTATATTGCTGATGATACCAACATTTTAGTTGAGACAACAAACATTAATGATAAATAGAGGTGAAACTCTTGAAACATCGAGTTTACTCTATGGCTAGATGTGAAACTCCAATCTCTGGATTCTTGTGTATTGTCCACACAAACTCAGGCATGTCCAGTCTCGGTCCCGCGAGTGTTCTGTAAATGTATATCTTCTCAACTGCTGAGCTGTCAGGTCTTGTCTCTGGAGTATGTTCATCAATGACTTCAACATTTAGCTTTGGCATTTTCTCACTCATGAGCTTGCAAGCACCGAAACTAACACCGCAAGACGACATCCAAAGGGACCGCATGGTTTCTAGCTTCGCAGCGTTTTCAAGCAGAGCAGTGTCTCCAAAAGGGCAATCCCTTATCTCTAGCTTGTTTAAACTCTCACATCCAGACAGCAAATGATGTAGCATCAAGTCACTGTCTCCAGCAAACGCTATTGATAGCATCCTAAGCTTCTTGCCATGTGTACCAATGTATTCAAAGGCCTTGTCAGTGAGGAGACCAGAGACAGAGAGACGTTGAAGGTCTTTGCAGCTCTCAACTATCGCTTTGAATCCTTCGTCAAGTGGCTGATGTGTTTTGTGATCAGGAGCAAATGGCTCTATCACACAGAGGCGAAAGCATTTGAGATTTGGACGGGTTTTTGCTATGGTAGCCAAAGCTGCGTTTGTAAACTGGGCGCAAAAGTAGAGAACAGATTCAAGATTTGGACAGGCTTCAGACACAGAGACCAGACCTTGTTCAGTCATAGCTACATTTGTTTCATCGACATCAGCTCCAGATGGAAACACCCTTAGTTCTCGCAGCTCCTTACAAGACGAGGCAACAGCTTCGAGACCTTTGTCCTCTATCAGGTCCATTACCTGTGAGAAAACGTCTCATTTAGTAGTAAAAAACCAACATAGTAAATAGGCATGGCATGTTTATCCGGAACCGAAGAACCAAACGGAAAACCATTCCAGATCTTATATCtctagaacaaaaaaaaaacagaaccaaaaaccaaatatcCGAACCAAACTGAAAACCATTCCGAATGGATCTTATATCTctagaaccaaaaaaaacagaaccgaAAACCGAATAAATACCcgaatttatgtattataatttatatatttatctattttaactctatttaactataaaataatcaaataatttaaaaatatgatttagaaattccaagaaaaaataatgaattgCAGGAATGCATGATACATTGATACTCACCCATAGCTTCTGCAAGTTGGAACATCGACTAAGAAGCTCGACAAGATCAGGCATTTGCACAGTAGCATAGCTCAAGTTCAACGAGGTAAGACCAGGACAAACAGAGTAGAGAAGTGGAATATACTCAGGGAGGACATCCCAAAGACCAGACAAACTCTTCAGCTCCTTCAACTCTGTAAAAACTTGTGCTAACTTTGAAACCGCTTCTTGATCCAGCTTATCTGAGAAAGAACCTGTGCCAAGCTCAACCAGCTGTGGAGCTAGACGAAGCAAGCTCCCGAGAGCGTCTAGACTCACAGCACGATTCAGCTTGAGAGACTTGAGGTTTGGAGACCTGCTCACCAGACGCTCCAAGTCTGAGAGTTTAACCTCTGAGTCTAAACAAGAGAAGTCAAGAGAGACTAGAGAAGTCAAAGTCTCTGGGAAGTAGCTAAGCCAGTCTCCTCCAAGATCTTCAACTATGCACTCTCGCAGTTCCAGCTCTGTCAggttcctgttttttttttaaattcagacaagaagaaaccaaaagtTGTTAGTTATGAAACTTGTAAAAACCCGAATTGAAATTGGACGAATCATCAAATGTTCAAGCCGTtcctatatttatatatctaaaataattgaactgaaaaaccaaatatatatatatatatatatatttaaattttttattaaaaatattaaaaatacttaaaatatttaaaaaatattaaaatataccgGAATTAAGCaaaattattctaaaatatctaaatatttttattaaataatctgaattatccaaaataaagaagagaggttatttgtgtgttttgaaCCGAACCTGCAAGCTACTGCAATGGCTGCAAGACCATCAGTAGAGAAACCTTCACAAGAAGTCAACACAAGAACCTTAAAGTCCTTGAAAGAAGCAGCGATCTTCTCCAAGCATTCATCAGTCACAACCATCCTCTTCAACCTCAACTCTTCAAGAGACGGGCTCTTCTCCGCCATAGCCTCAATCCACGGCCAAGCGTAACCACCCCAACCGTCAGGAACCAAGTTGTAGTCGGCGAAGTGAGGCTTCCCTTTAAGAGTCAGAGACCTCATCCCCGGGAACCGCCGTGCAACCGCCGCGGGAGTGACCGCGTAACAGTTTCTGACGAAGACCCTTTTTCTAGTTAGCCGCTCGGTCTCGAACCATGACTTGCAGACCAAAGAAACAGAGTTTCGATCCTCGTTGGAGTCAACGAAGGAGAAGATGTGCTCAAGAACCTTAGATGGTAACCGGAGATCCATCAGAGAGGTTtgagattttttggtttaaagtGAGTGTGATCTGAGTCGAAAGGGTTTGAGGTTTTGGTATATATAAACTGGGGAAGTGGTGGAGGGACAAAGCCTAGTGTGACAAGACAGGAGACAGTGTCCATGTGAGACTTTTAATAAAGTTGCCCATGTGAGGACGCCGGCTATGCAGAGTCTGTGTAGGTCACTAATTTAGTTAGTAGTCTTAATCATGATTATACCACCGAACCACTCATTACATGTAGTCTGTGTGCATATGGTCTAATCATTTATGGAATTACAGATCGCACACATGATTTCAGATTGGTTTATTATAGTTTACTTACTAGGATTCCTAGTGTAAGTCATCGCCGCACACATGATTTCAAATTTGTTAACTATTACTCCGTTTTATATTAGTTGATGTTTTCTTTTACCACAgatattaaacattttattttttttcttaaatataacactaaaatataactaaaatataatttcttttattataaatgtaaatacaaAAAATGTAATTGGTTACACggattttgataaaaaaaaagttacatgaTATGTGAAAATATCCAGTTATTAAAATTCCATATCCAGTTTTAGAACTCCATAtcctgtttttaaaaattcatatccAGTTTCACCTTTCAGTAAAATCCGGTTTTAAACCATATCTAGTGTTCCTATATTTTATCAAGATTCATGCTAGATGTTCTGCATTCCCTGTCCAATAGATATATTAGCCAGTGCAATTTTGTTGGTGTTGCATTAAATGTGATAAGTTCTCATGTTAGGTCACTAACTAACTTGTACGTGGTGGACAGAAGACAAGCATGCGTCATGAGTCTGGAACAAACAACTAAGTATCTTATCCTGTGGTGCAGAATCAGACAACTCCCATACTTGAGCACGAGAAGATGCTCCGTCAAGTTCTTCTCTCATGGGGTGGATTCCTAGCTGCTTCTGCATTTTCTATAATGAAGAACTAGTTCTGTTGGTTTCAGTAATCAATCGAATCATGCATAATTGTATCCCAATGTTTAGTGTCTGTCAAAACTCGTATTAATACATATATGCAACCCACTCGTATTAACTGAAGTGTATTTTATCGTGGAGCTGGttgtttgaaattttgtatCACA
This genomic stretch from Raphanus sativus cultivar WK10039 chromosome 3, ASM80110v3, whole genome shotgun sequence harbors:
- the LOC108844102 gene encoding GRR1-like protein 1 — translated: MDLRLPSKVLEHIFSFVDSNEDRNSVSLVCKSWFETERLTRKRVFVRNCYAVTPAAVARRFPGMRSLTLKGKPHFADYNLVPDGWGGYAWPWIEAMAEKSPSLEELRLKRMVVTDECLEKIAASFKDFKVLVLTSCEGFSTDGLAAIAVACRNLTELELRECIVEDLGGDWLSYFPETLTSLVSLDFSCLDSEVKLSDLERLVSRSPNLKSLKLNRAVSLDALGSLLRLAPQLVELGTGSFSDKLDQEAVSKLAQVFTELKELKSLSGLWDVLPEYIPLLYSVCPGLTSLNLSYATVQMPDLVELLSRCSNLQKLWVMDLIEDKGLEAVASSCKELRELRVFPSGADVDETNVAMTEQGLVSVSEACPNLESVLYFCAQFTNAALATIAKTRPNLKCFRLCVIEPFAPDHKTHQPLDEGFKAIVESCKDLQRLSVSGLLTDKAFEYIGTHGKKLRMLSIAFAGDSDLMLHHLLSGCESLNKLEIRDCPFGDTALLENAAKLETMRSLWMSSCGVSFGACKLMSEKMPKLNVEVIDEHTPETRPDSSAVEKIYIYRTLAGPRLDMPEFVWTIHKNPEIGVSHLAIE